In Streptomyces alboniger, the following are encoded in one genomic region:
- a CDS encoding response regulator transcription factor: MTTTPSPTGSGGAAIRIVLADDERMVRTALRAILSAEPGIEVVGEAATGAEAVSVVRELTPDVVLMDVRMPEIDGIRATEQILRTMPEPPRIVVVTTFENDAYVYEALRAGAAGFLLKRADADALVQAVRVVAHSDSLLFPAAVRALAAEHGRAKPAPPAWVARLTARESEVLRLMAGGLTNAEIAGRMGVGAATVKTHVASVLAKTGARDRTQAVIAAYEAGFMNTD, encoded by the coding sequence ATGACGACCACACCCTCCCCCACAGGGTCCGGTGGCGCGGCCATCCGGATCGTCCTCGCCGACGACGAGCGCATGGTGCGTACCGCCCTGCGCGCGATCCTCTCCGCCGAGCCGGGCATCGAGGTCGTCGGCGAGGCGGCGACCGGCGCGGAGGCGGTGTCGGTCGTGCGGGAGCTGACGCCCGACGTCGTCCTGATGGACGTCCGCATGCCGGAGATCGACGGCATCCGCGCCACCGAGCAGATCCTCCGGACGATGCCGGAGCCGCCGCGCATCGTGGTCGTGACGACCTTCGAGAACGACGCGTACGTGTACGAGGCGCTCCGCGCGGGAGCGGCCGGTTTCCTGCTCAAGCGGGCGGACGCGGACGCGCTCGTGCAGGCCGTGCGCGTCGTCGCGCACAGCGACTCGCTGCTCTTCCCCGCGGCCGTGCGCGCCCTGGCCGCCGAGCACGGGCGCGCCAAGCCGGCGCCGCCCGCCTGGGTGGCGCGGCTCACCGCCCGGGAGAGCGAGGTGCTGCGGCTGATGGCCGGGGGGCTGACCAACGCGGAGATCGCCGGGCGGATGGGGGTGGGCGCGGCGACGGTGAAGACGCACGTGGCGTCCGTGCTCGCCAAGACGGGCGCGCGGGACCGCACGCAGGCGGTGATCGCGGCGTACGAGGCGGGCTTCATGAACACGGACTGA
- a CDS encoding peptidoglycan D,D-transpeptidase FtsI family protein, whose amino-acid sequence MNKTIRHASVFALLLVLALLVRATWVQFHDSKALADDKLNRRNAIEQYAHPLGDIIVGGEAITGSARTKGGDLAYKRTYKNGDLYSPVTGYSSQVYGATQLEGIYKDLLDGTDNRLKNPLDTVTNKRADPGDVVTTIDPAVQKAGYKALGDTKGAAVAIDPKTGKILGMVSTPSYDPSKISGSTDSESWKALTTDKEKPMVNRAMRQPLPPGSTFKLVVAAAALEDGLYSSVDARTRSPNPYTLPGTATVLRNENQSAPCENATIRTGLQYSCNNVFAKMAVDLGQGKVRAMAEKMGFNTDKLDVPVRAGKSVYPSGMDKAQTGLSGIGQFDVTATPLQMSMVSAAIANGGELAAPHMVSQITDSDGNALEKYDDGNTQRVMSASTAESLQSAMETVVEKGTGSNAQISGATVGGKTGTAQHGENNSKTPYAWFTSYAKGDDGQEVAVAVMIESSSAARDEVSGNGLAAPIAKAMMAAALRG is encoded by the coding sequence ATGAACAAGACGATCAGGCACGCCTCGGTCTTCGCTCTGCTGCTCGTGCTCGCTCTTCTGGTGCGAGCGACGTGGGTGCAGTTCCACGACTCGAAGGCGCTCGCGGACGACAAGCTGAACCGGCGCAACGCGATCGAGCAGTACGCGCACCCGCTGGGCGACATCATCGTGGGCGGTGAGGCCATCACCGGCTCCGCGCGGACGAAGGGAGGGGACCTCGCGTACAAGCGGACGTACAAGAACGGCGATCTCTACTCGCCCGTGACGGGCTACAGCTCGCAGGTGTACGGCGCCACGCAGCTGGAGGGCATCTACAAGGACCTCCTGGACGGCACCGACAACCGTCTGAAGAACCCGCTCGACACGGTCACCAACAAGCGCGCCGACCCCGGCGACGTCGTGACGACCATCGACCCGGCGGTGCAGAAGGCCGGGTACAAGGCGCTCGGTGACACCAAGGGCGCGGCGGTCGCGATCGACCCGAAAACCGGCAAGATCCTCGGCATGGTCTCGACGCCGTCGTACGACCCGTCGAAGATCAGCGGCTCCACGGACTCGGAGTCGTGGAAGGCGCTGACGACCGACAAGGAGAAGCCGATGGTGAACCGCGCGATGCGCCAGCCGCTGCCGCCCGGTTCCACGTTCAAGCTGGTCGTCGCGGCGGCGGCCCTGGAGGACGGCCTCTACTCCTCGGTGGACGCCAGGACCCGGAGCCCGAACCCCTACACGCTGCCGGGCACGGCGACGGTGTTGAGGAACGAGAACCAGTCGGCCCCCTGCGAGAACGCGACGATCCGCACCGGCCTCCAGTACTCCTGCAACAACGTCTTCGCGAAGATGGCCGTCGACCTGGGCCAGGGCAAGGTCAGGGCGATGGCGGAGAAGATGGGCTTCAACACGGACAAGCTGGACGTGCCGGTGCGCGCGGGCAAGAGCGTGTACCCCTCCGGCATGGACAAGGCGCAGACGGGCCTGTCGGGCATCGGCCAGTTCGACGTGACGGCGACGCCGTTGCAGATGTCGATGGTGTCGGCGGCGATCGCGAACGGCGGGGAGCTGGCCGCGCCGCACATGGTCTCGCAGATCACCGACTCGGACGGCAACGCCCTGGAGAAGTACGACGACGGGAACACCCAGCGCGTGATGAGCGCGTCCACCGCCGAGAGCCTCCAGTCCGCGATGGAGACGGTCGTCGAGAAGGGCACCGGGTCGAACGCGCAGATCAGCGGCGCGACCGTGGGCGGCAAGACGGGAACGGCCCAGCACGGCGAGAACAACAGCAAGACGCCGTACGCGTGGTTCACGTCGTACGCCAAGGGCGACGACGGCCAGGAGGTGGCGGTCGCGGTGATGATCGAGTCGTCGAGCGCGGCCCGCGACGAGGTCAGCGGCAACGGCCTGGCCGCGCCGATCGCGAAGGCGATGATGGCGGCGGCGCTCAGGGGCTAG
- a CDS encoding PadR family transcriptional regulator gives MTDRRASWFKGVLDLLVLASLTGGESYGYEIAKQLGAAGFGQIKGGTLYPVLNRLEEAGLVAAEFRAAEKGPGRRYYRLTDAGRETLGEQGGLWLAFDASVREVLARAGVGER, from the coding sequence ATGACCGACCGCCGCGCCAGCTGGTTCAAGGGCGTACTCGACCTCCTCGTCCTCGCGAGCCTCACCGGCGGTGAGAGCTACGGCTACGAGATCGCCAAGCAGCTCGGTGCCGCGGGCTTCGGGCAGATCAAGGGCGGCACGCTCTATCCCGTGCTCAACCGCCTGGAGGAGGCGGGTCTGGTCGCCGCGGAGTTCCGCGCCGCCGAGAAGGGTCCGGGGCGGCGCTACTACCGGCTCACCGACGCGGGCCGGGAGACCCTCGGCGAGCAGGGAGGGCTGTGGCTGGCCTTCGACGCGTCCGTGCGCGAGGTCCTGGCAAGGGCGGGAGTGGGAGAGCGATGA
- a CDS encoding IclR family transcriptional regulator, with protein MSAGETGGGAQVKSAVRTVELLEYFAGSPGMHSLAAVQEAVGYPKSSLYMLLRTLVELGWVETDATGTRYGIGVRALLVGTSYIDGDEVVAAARPTLDRLSDDTTETIHLARLDGTNVVYLATRQSQHYLRPFTRVGRRLPAHSTSLGKALLATHTDEQVRKMLPEALPALTEHTTTDREKLIEELHAVREQGFAVDREENTLGLRCFGVAIPYRTPARDAISCSVPVARLTPAHEQTVKDALFDARDRLTLATRRL; from the coding sequence ATGTCGGCTGGCGAGACCGGAGGCGGTGCGCAGGTCAAGTCCGCGGTGCGGACGGTGGAATTGCTCGAGTACTTCGCGGGCAGCCCCGGAATGCACTCCCTGGCCGCGGTCCAGGAGGCCGTCGGCTACCCCAAGTCGAGCCTCTACATGCTCCTTCGCACGCTGGTCGAGCTGGGCTGGGTGGAGACGGACGCCACCGGCACGCGGTACGGCATCGGCGTACGCGCGCTGCTGGTCGGCACCTCGTACATCGACGGCGACGAGGTCGTGGCCGCCGCCCGGCCGACGCTCGACCGGCTCTCCGACGACACCACGGAGACGATCCACCTCGCGCGGCTCGACGGCACGAACGTCGTCTACCTCGCCACCCGCCAGTCCCAGCACTATCTGCGGCCGTTCACGCGGGTGGGCCGCAGGCTGCCCGCGCACTCCACCTCGCTCGGCAAGGCGCTGCTCGCCACGCACACCGACGAACAGGTCCGCAAGATGCTCCCGGAGGCGCTGCCCGCGCTGACCGAACACACCACCACCGACCGCGAGAAGCTCATCGAGGAGCTGCACGCGGTGCGCGAGCAGGGGTTCGCGGTGGACCGCGAGGAGAACACGCTCGGTCTGCGCTGCTTCGGCGTCGCCATCCCCTACCGCACCCCGGCGCGGGACGCGATCAGTTGCTCGGTGCCGGTGGCCCGGCTCACGCCCGCCCACGAACAGACCGTCAAGGACGCCCTGTTCGATGCCCGCGACCGGCTGACGTTGGCAACTCGTAGGCTCTGA
- a CDS encoding CPBP family intramembrane glutamic endopeptidase, whose translation MTISPDFSVASTTVTAVLAAYLLLGEPWAGRRTYASLARRRDAEPRALVRYFGLVLAVWAVFAAVAVAALLLSPGADAADFGITTPERPGYVLTLTIIFAAIAVASGRNFRSLAEQGKNVPGLASIEAMLPRTAEERRLAIVVAVTDGICANLVYRGLLIAFGVGALGLHLYAAAALSVVVYAVAGFYQGRQGVAVFGLFGAVLTGLYLATGSLLLPVVAHVVLSVRDLTLPAPDKLRAPSAA comes from the coding sequence ATGACCATCTCGCCGGACTTCTCGGTCGCATCGACGACCGTCACGGCCGTGCTCGCCGCCTATCTGCTGCTCGGCGAGCCCTGGGCCGGCCGCCGGACCTACGCCTCGCTGGCCCGGCGCCGGGACGCCGAACCCCGCGCCCTCGTCCGCTACTTCGGCCTCGTGCTCGCCGTGTGGGCGGTTTTCGCCGCCGTCGCCGTGGCGGCGCTGCTGCTCTCGCCGGGCGCCGACGCCGCCGACTTCGGCATCACCACGCCCGAGCGGCCCGGCTACGTCCTGACCCTGACCATCATCTTCGCCGCGATCGCCGTGGCGTCGGGGCGCAACTTCCGCAGCCTGGCCGAGCAGGGCAAGAACGTGCCGGGGCTCGCCTCCATCGAGGCCATGCTGCCGCGCACCGCCGAGGAGCGCAGGCTCGCGATCGTCGTCGCCGTGACCGACGGCATCTGCGCCAACCTCGTCTACCGCGGCCTCCTCATCGCCTTCGGCGTCGGCGCGCTCGGCCTCCACCTCTATGCGGCGGCGGCACTCTCGGTCGTCGTGTACGCGGTCGCCGGGTTCTACCAGGGCCGCCAGGGCGTCGCCGTCTTCGGCCTCTTCGGTGCCGTGCTGACCGGCCTCTACCTCGCCACGGGCAGCCTGCTGCTCCCCGTCGTGGCGCATGTCGTCCTCTCCGTGCGCGACCTCACGCTGCCCGCGCCGGACAAGCTCCGTGCCCCGTCCGCCGCGTGA
- a CDS encoding TIGR03086 family metal-binding protein has product MTGDIPSGDTDSDDILDLGPQARLVARLAERVTDGQLAAPTPCPDYAVRHLIGHLIGLARAFEQAARKEFGPALDADPASHVPDIGPGWRDELAGALDALAGAWREPAAWRGMTRAGGVDLPGEVAGLVALDELVVHGWDLARATGQEYGPDETSLGGARALLTPTGEEGEEGGEPDGLFGKPVPVPEGAPLLDRVIGLSGRDPGWRAGG; this is encoded by the coding sequence ATGACCGGTGACATCCCGTCCGGTGACACTGATTCCGATGACATCCTCGACCTCGGCCCGCAGGCCCGCCTGGTGGCGCGCCTCGCCGAACGCGTCACGGACGGACAGCTCGCGGCGCCCACGCCCTGCCCCGACTACGCGGTACGGCACCTCATCGGCCATCTGATCGGCCTCGCCCGCGCCTTCGAGCAGGCGGCGCGCAAGGAGTTCGGGCCGGCGCTGGACGCGGACCCCGCGAGTCACGTGCCGGACATCGGCCCTGGCTGGCGCGACGAGCTGGCCGGGGCCCTGGACGCCCTCGCCGGGGCCTGGCGCGAGCCGGCGGCCTGGCGGGGCATGACCCGGGCGGGCGGCGTCGACCTGCCCGGCGAGGTCGCGGGCCTCGTCGCCCTCGACGAACTGGTCGTCCACGGCTGGGACCTGGCGCGGGCCACCGGCCAGGAGTACGGGCCGGACGAGACCAGTCTGGGGGGCGCGCGGGCGCTGCTGACACCCACGGGCGAGGAGGGCGAGGAGGGCGGGGAGCCGGACGGGCTGTTCGGCAAGCCGGTCCCGGTCCCGGAAGGGGCGCCTCTCCTGGACCGCGTGATCGGTCTGAGCGGCCGCGACCCGGGGTGGCGCGCCGGGGGCTGA
- a CDS encoding GNAT family N-acetyltransferase: protein MDVSLREVHDSDLPVFFRQLNDPESGRMAAFTPEDPADRTRFDAQWAKMRTSSGTDVRTVLADGDVVGNAGVYGEPGEREVTFWIDRAYWGRGLATAALRELLALFPERPLHARAAADNAGSLRVLEKCGFRESARERGYAAARGAEIDEVVLVLDGA, encoded by the coding sequence ATGGATGTCAGCCTGCGAGAAGTCCACGACAGCGATCTACCCGTCTTCTTCCGGCAGTTGAACGATCCAGAGTCCGGTCGCATGGCCGCCTTCACTCCCGAGGACCCGGCCGACCGGACCCGCTTCGACGCGCAGTGGGCGAAGATGCGCACCTCGTCCGGCACCGACGTGCGGACGGTCCTCGCGGACGGGGACGTGGTGGGCAACGCCGGGGTGTACGGCGAGCCGGGCGAGCGGGAGGTCACGTTCTGGATCGACCGCGCGTACTGGGGGCGCGGCCTGGCCACCGCCGCCCTGCGCGAGCTGCTCGCGCTGTTCCCCGAACGCCCGCTGCACGCCCGGGCGGCGGCGGACAACGCGGGCTCGCTGCGGGTCCTGGAGAAGTGCGGGTTCCGCGAGTCCGCGCGCGAGCGGGGGTACGCGGCAGCGCGCGGGGCGGAGATCGACGAGGTGGTCCTCGTCCTGGACGGGGCCTGA
- a CDS encoding S28 family serine protease has product MRNKGISTLACAALTAGATVLGGMAPAAAQGGQATAQGKEATAQRKEATDSVRDRLEKIPGMKVVSVADKEGHPLYTLTYVQPVDHRKPGGATFTQRATLWHKSTDKPTVLYTSGYTLPGGTASLTRLIDANQVSVEHRYFAESRPSGAAGDDWSKMTVQQEAADEHRLTRALRTIEKGKWLGTGASKGGMTATYHERYYPGDLDAVVAFVAPNDADHRDDSGYERFFRTVGTKECRDALNAVQREMLVRRDTLLPKFEADAKADGDTFEETLGTTDRAYEFAVLDQVWNFWQSGTAADCSTVPDAKRATDDELYGWSKKHGLSVYRDEDLGTNGSGPYYRQAATQLGWADLKFKHLKGVRHYPDLYQPNSVLPAAMRGTYNGTTVADVDRWVKSSGRRMMFIYGQNDPWSAERFTPSRHDSYRYEVPGANHGASIAKLPEAERTKAIATIKRWANVK; this is encoded by the coding sequence GTGCGCAACAAGGGGATATCCACGCTGGCCTGCGCCGCGCTGACAGCGGGTGCCACGGTGCTCGGCGGCATGGCACCCGCCGCCGCGCAGGGCGGGCAGGCCACCGCACAGGGCAAGGAGGCCACCGCACAGCGCAAGGAGGCCACCGACTCCGTGCGCGACCGGCTGGAGAAGATACCCGGCATGAAGGTCGTCTCCGTCGCGGACAAGGAGGGCCACCCCCTCTACACGCTGACGTACGTCCAGCCCGTCGACCACCGCAAGCCCGGCGGCGCCACCTTCACGCAGCGCGCCACGCTCTGGCACAAGTCCACGGACAAGCCGACCGTCCTCTACACCAGCGGCTACACCCTCCCCGGCGGCACCGCCTCCCTCACCCGGCTGATCGACGCCAACCAGGTCAGCGTCGAACACCGCTACTTCGCCGAGTCCCGCCCGTCCGGCGCGGCGGGCGACGACTGGTCCAAGATGACCGTCCAGCAGGAGGCCGCCGACGAGCACCGCCTCACCCGCGCCCTGCGCACCATCGAGAAGGGCAAGTGGCTCGGCACGGGCGCCAGCAAGGGCGGCATGACCGCCACCTACCACGAGCGCTACTACCCCGGCGACCTGGACGCGGTCGTCGCGTTCGTCGCGCCCAACGACGCCGACCACCGCGACGACAGCGGCTACGAGCGCTTCTTCAGGACGGTCGGGACCAAGGAGTGCCGGGACGCGCTGAACGCCGTACAGCGCGAGATGCTCGTGCGCCGCGACACGCTGCTCCCCAAGTTCGAGGCCGACGCGAAGGCGGACGGCGACACGTTCGAGGAGACCCTCGGCACCACCGACCGGGCCTACGAGTTCGCGGTCCTGGACCAGGTGTGGAACTTCTGGCAGTCCGGCACGGCCGCCGACTGCTCCACCGTCCCCGACGCGAAGAGGGCTACCGACGACGAGCTGTACGGCTGGTCGAAGAAGCACGGCCTGAGTGTCTACCGCGACGAGGACCTCGGCACCAACGGCTCCGGCCCCTACTACCGCCAGGCCGCCACCCAACTCGGCTGGGCCGACCTGAAGTTCAAGCACCTCAAGGGCGTCCGTCACTACCCGGACCTCTACCAGCCCAACTCGGTGCTGCCCGCCGCCATGCGCGGCACGTACAACGGCACGACCGTGGCCGACGTCGACCGCTGGGTGAAGAGCAGCGGCCGGCGGATGATGTTCATCTACGGCCAGAACGACCCCTGGAGCGCGGAGCGCTTCACCCCGAGCCGCCACGACTCCTACCGCTACGAGGTGCCGGGTGCCAACCACGGCGCGTCGATCGCCAAGCTGCCCGAGGCCGAGCGGACGAAGGCCATCGCGACGATCAAGCGCTGGGCGAACGTGAAGTAA
- a CDS encoding sensor histidine kinase, with amino-acid sequence MKALVTALFGRAARRRWVHLILGGALSMPYVFVGSLIVSPLVDEDQILGSLSSQLAAFAAGLPLAAVTALFPLTRPMSVAAVRALCAVPHDSLAEGPARGRVARGRTAAWFTLHLGLGGVISGMSLGLPPFAAVLIALPFFAVFQDSRIGMPEVFGEPWMVALCPVIGCACLVALAACAATAGGLLARWAPALLGPTPADRLAAAEQRAADLAVRNRLARELHDSVGHALSAVTLQASAARRVLDHDPEFVREALAAIEDTTRRTVGELDAVLGVLREADDARSTAPAPTLAADLEGLLRRTRASGLRVSADVGMEPAALPPLVSREAYRIVQEALSNALRHGGDGTAVTLRITLDGPDLAVTAENPLPPHAPATRPGGGHGLRGIADRARLLGGTADAGPADGAWRLDVRLPLKGHAHA; translated from the coding sequence GTGAAGGCGCTCGTCACCGCCCTGTTCGGGCGCGCGGCGCGCCGCCGGTGGGTCCATCTGATCCTGGGCGGCGCGCTCTCCATGCCGTACGTCTTCGTCGGCTCCCTGATCGTGAGCCCGCTCGTCGACGAGGACCAGATCCTGGGGTCGCTCTCCTCCCAACTCGCCGCCTTCGCGGCCGGGTTGCCGCTGGCCGCGGTCACAGCGCTCTTCCCGCTGACCCGGCCCATGTCGGTGGCCGCCGTGCGGGCGCTGTGCGCGGTGCCGCACGACTCCCTCGCCGAGGGCCCCGCGCGCGGGCGGGTGGCGCGCGGGCGGACCGCCGCGTGGTTCACGCTCCACCTCGGCCTCGGCGGGGTCATCAGCGGCATGTCGCTCGGGCTGCCGCCGTTCGCGGCCGTGTTGATCGCACTGCCGTTCTTCGCCGTGTTCCAGGACAGCCGCATCGGGATGCCCGAAGTCTTCGGCGAGCCCTGGATGGTGGCCCTCTGCCCGGTCATCGGCTGCGCCTGCCTGGTGGCGCTCGCGGCGTGCGCGGCCACGGCCGGCGGCCTCCTCGCCCGCTGGGCGCCCGCCCTGCTCGGGCCGACGCCCGCCGACCGGCTCGCCGCCGCCGAGCAGCGCGCCGCCGACCTCGCGGTGCGCAACCGCCTGGCGCGCGAACTGCACGACTCCGTGGGCCACGCGCTGAGCGCGGTCACGCTCCAGGCCAGCGCGGCCCGCCGTGTCCTGGACCACGACCCGGAGTTCGTCCGCGAGGCGCTGGCCGCCATCGAGGACACCACGCGCCGCACGGTCGGCGAACTCGACGCCGTGCTCGGTGTGCTGCGGGAGGCCGACGACGCCCGATCCACCGCGCCCGCGCCCACGCTCGCCGCCGATCTGGAGGGCCTGCTGCGCCGTACGCGGGCGAGCGGCCTGCGGGTGAGCGCCGACGTCGGCATGGAGCCCGCCGCCCTGCCCCCGCTGGTCTCCCGCGAGGCCTACCGCATCGTGCAGGAGGCGTTGAGCAACGCCCTGCGGCACGGCGGCGACGGCACCGCCGTGACCCTGCGCATCACCCTGGACGGCCCCGACCTGGCCGTCACGGCCGAGAACCCCCTGCCGCCCCACGCCCCCGCCACCCGCCCCGGCGGCGGCCACGGCCTGCGCGGCATCGCGGACCGGGCCCGGCTGCTCGGCGGCACCGCCGACGCGGGCCCGGCGGACGGCGCCTGGCGACTCGACGTACGACTTCCGCTGAAGGGACACGCACACGCATGA
- a CDS encoding MFS transporter, giving the protein MTSTIGRVLRDRNASLYLGAVVVSGFGTSALWLVSGIWVKELTGSDGLAALCQFALWAPTLIGPLLGTLADRSRRKPLLVAANLALGVLLLSLFAVDGTGQLWILFAVLLVYGACGVVTDAAEAALVPTAVGKELLGDFNGLRMSANEGMKLVAPLAGAGLFAAYGGARVALLDAVTFVLAAGMYGLLRVRESAPVRERASLRERTAEGARYLWGHERLRPLVVAGGLTMLSSGISGTLVYAIVEGLGHSPAYTGVLYVVQGAGSVAVGVASGALLRRFGAWRFGGAGIALTGVAAGLSALPSDAAVLAGSFANGVGLPCVLIAGLTAVQRETPDALLGRVAATANTLMFTPTAVGIAAGAALVECVDVRVLLPVLAGARLLIAAPLLLRRRVTSRSPSA; this is encoded by the coding sequence ATGACATCGACGATCGGGCGCGTCCTGCGGGACCGCAACGCGAGCCTCTATCTGGGCGCGGTGGTGGTCTCCGGTTTCGGGACCTCCGCGCTGTGGCTGGTCTCCGGCATCTGGGTGAAGGAGCTGACCGGCTCCGACGGGCTCGCCGCGCTCTGCCAGTTCGCCCTGTGGGCGCCCACCCTCATCGGCCCGCTGCTCGGCACCCTCGCCGACCGCAGCCGCCGCAAACCGCTCCTGGTGGCCGCCAACCTCGCGCTCGGCGTGCTGCTCCTCTCCCTGTTCGCCGTGGACGGCACGGGACAGCTCTGGATCCTCTTCGCCGTCCTCCTGGTGTACGGGGCGTGCGGCGTCGTCACGGACGCGGCGGAGGCCGCGCTGGTGCCGACGGCCGTCGGCAAGGAGCTGCTCGGCGACTTCAACGGCCTGCGGATGTCCGCCAACGAGGGCATGAAGCTGGTGGCGCCCCTCGCGGGGGCGGGCCTGTTCGCCGCGTACGGGGGCGCTCGCGTGGCTCTCCTGGACGCCGTCACGTTCGTACTCGCCGCGGGCATGTACGGGCTGCTGCGGGTGCGGGAGAGTGCCCCGGTGCGCGAGCGGGCGTCCCTGCGGGAGCGGACCGCCGAGGGGGCCCGCTATCTGTGGGGGCACGAGCGACTGCGGCCCCTCGTGGTGGCGGGCGGTCTGACGATGCTGTCGTCGGGGATCAGCGGCACGCTGGTGTACGCGATCGTGGAGGGGCTCGGCCACTCCCCCGCGTACACGGGCGTGCTGTACGTCGTGCAGGGCGCCGGATCCGTCGCGGTGGGCGTGGCGTCGGGGGCGCTGCTTCGGCGCTTCGGGGCGTGGCGGTTCGGCGGCGCGGGCATCGCGCTGACCGGTGTGGCGGCGGGTCTGAGCGCGCTGCCGAGTGACGCGGCGGTCCTCGCGGGAAGCTTCGCGAACGGCGTCGGGTTGCCCTGCGTGCTGATCGCGGGGCTGACGGCGGTGCAGCGTGAGACCCCCGACGCGCTGCTCGGCCGGGTGGCGGCGACCGCCAACACGCTGATGTTCACGCCGACCGCGGTCGGCATCGCGGCGGGCGCGGCCCTCGTGGAGTGCGTGGACGTCCGTGTGCTGCTGCCGGTGCTCGCGGGGGCGCGGCTGCTGATCGCCGCGCCCCTGCTCCTTCGGCGCCGGGTTACTTCACGTTCGCCCAGCGCTTGA
- a CDS encoding aldehyde dehydrogenase (NADP(+)): MAAAPVWSVDPRTGKQREQVAVEATAEEVGQTVRAARAAAPALADRAVRAAFLRTAAELLEEAKDHLVEAADAETALGPVRLTGELARTCYQLRAFAEIVDEGAFLDIVIDHPDATATPPIPDLRRYKIPLGVVAVYSASNFPFAFSVPGGDTASALAAGCPVVVKAHPDHPGTSELVASVLRRAAARHGIPEGVLGLVHGFEAGVELVKHPLVAAAGFTGSVRGGRALFDAAAARPVPIPFHGELGSLNPVVVTEAAAAERGEQIGTGLAGSMTLGVGQFCVKPGLVLAPEGAGGDRLVKSLTEAVSDTDAGVLLDHRMRDNFVAGVRERAELPDVEAPVTPGAGGEHTVSAGFLTVPAARLASEGAYDLLLEECFGPVTVVARYADDAEITAVLSRLPGNLTATVQLSADEAAGASPRGAELIAEVTPLAGRVLVDGWPTGVAVAPAQHHGGPYPATTSTSTSVGGTAIERWLRPVAYQNAPEALLPPELRDANPLGLPRRIDGRPER, encoded by the coding sequence GTGGCAGCAGCACCAGTCTGGAGTGTCGACCCCCGAACCGGGAAGCAGCGCGAGCAGGTCGCGGTGGAAGCCACGGCCGAGGAGGTGGGCCAGACGGTCCGCGCCGCCCGCGCCGCGGCACCCGCGCTCGCCGACCGCGCGGTCCGCGCCGCCTTCCTGCGCACCGCCGCCGAACTCCTGGAGGAGGCGAAGGACCACCTCGTGGAGGCCGCGGACGCGGAGACCGCGCTCGGCCCCGTCCGGCTCACCGGCGAACTCGCCCGCACCTGCTACCAGTTGCGCGCCTTCGCGGAGATAGTCGACGAGGGCGCCTTCCTCGACATCGTCATCGACCACCCCGACGCCACGGCGACCCCGCCCATCCCGGACCTGCGCCGCTACAAGATCCCGCTCGGCGTCGTCGCCGTGTACTCCGCGTCCAACTTCCCCTTCGCCTTCTCCGTACCCGGCGGCGACACCGCGAGCGCGCTCGCCGCGGGCTGCCCCGTCGTCGTCAAGGCCCACCCCGACCACCCGGGCACCTCCGAGCTGGTCGCCTCCGTACTGCGCAGGGCCGCGGCACGGCACGGCATCCCCGAGGGCGTCCTCGGCCTGGTGCACGGCTTCGAGGCGGGCGTCGAACTGGTCAAGCACCCGCTGGTCGCCGCCGCCGGGTTCACCGGCTCCGTCCGCGGCGGACGTGCCCTCTTCGACGCGGCCGCCGCACGGCCCGTGCCGATCCCCTTCCACGGCGAGCTGGGCTCCCTCAACCCCGTCGTCGTCACCGAGGCCGCCGCGGCCGAGCGCGGCGAGCAGATCGGCACCGGCCTCGCGGGCTCGATGACGCTCGGCGTCGGCCAGTTCTGCGTCAAGCCCGGCCTGGTCCTCGCCCCCGAGGGCGCGGGCGGCGACCGGCTCGTGAAGTCCCTGACCGAGGCGGTCAGCGACACCGACGCCGGGGTCCTCCTGGACCACCGCATGCGGGACAACTTCGTCGCCGGGGTGCGCGAGCGCGCCGAACTCCCGGACGTGGAAGCCCCCGTGACCCCCGGCGCGGGCGGCGAGCACACCGTCAGCGCGGGCTTCCTCACCGTCCCGGCGGCGCGCCTCGCGAGCGAAGGGGCGTACGACCTGCTCCTGGAGGAGTGCTTCGGCCCGGTCACCGTCGTCGCCCGCTACGCCGACGACGCGGAGATCACCGCCGTCCTCTCCCGCCTGCCCGGCAACCTCACCGCGACCGTGCAGCTCTCCGCCGACGAGGCGGCGGGCGCGAGCCCCCGGGGCGCCGAGCTGATCGCCGAGGTCACCCCGCTCGCCGGGCGCGTGCTCGTCGACGGCTGGCCCACCGGCGTCGCCGTCGCCCCCGCCCAGCACCACGGCGGCCCCTACCCGGCCACCACGTCCACGTCGACGTCCGTGGGCGGCACGGCCATCGAACGCTGGCTGCGCCCGGTCGCGTACCAGAACGCCCCCGAGGCGCTGCTCCCGCCCGAGCTGCGCGACGCCAACCCGCTGGGGCTGCCACGGCGGATCGACGGGCGCCCGGAGCGCTGA